The Triticum aestivum cultivar Chinese Spring chromosome 7B, IWGSC CS RefSeq v2.1, whole genome shotgun sequence genome window below encodes:
- the LOC123159727 gene encoding 12-oxophytodienoate reductase 7, translated as MDRPAPDQRSTLFSPYQMRRFSLAHRVVLAPMTRCRAIGGLPGPALAEYYSQRSTQGGLLISEGTVVSPAGPGFPHVPGIYNQEQIDGWKKVVDAVHAKGGIFFCQLWHVGRASHQVYQPDGAAPISSTGKPISARWKILLPDGSYGTYPTPRRLATSEIPDIVEQYRQAAINAIKAGFDGIEIHGAHGYIIDQFLKDGINDRTDEYGGSLTNRCKFLLEVTRAVVSAIGAERTAVRVSPAIDHLDAYDSNPMQLGMAVVERVNALQQEAGQLAYLHVTQPRYAAYGQTESGPHGSAEEESRLMRTLRGAYQGTFMCSGGYTRELGLEAVESGDADLVSFGRLFISNPDLVERLRLNAGLNKYVRKTFYTPDPVVGYTDYPFLGKPKSRM; from the exons ATGGATCGGCCGGCGCCGGACCAGCGGTCCACGCTCTTCTCGCCGTACCAGATGCGCCGCTTCAGCCTCGCCCACCG GGTGGTGCTGGCGCCGATGACGAGGTGCAGGGCCATCGGCGGGCTGCCGGGGCCGGCGCTGGCGGAGTACTACTCGCAGCGCTCCACCCAGGGAGGGCTGCTCATCTCCGAGGGCACCGTCGTCTCGCCGGCCGGGCCGGG GTTTCCTCATGTCCCTGGAATATACAATCAAGAGCAGATAGATGGATGGAAAAAGGTGGTGGATGCTGTTCATGCCAAGGGAGGCATCTTTTTCTGCCAATTATGGCACGTAGGCAGAGCTTCTCACCAAG TATACCAGCCAGACGGCGCTGCTCCAATATCCTCAACTGGTAAGCCGATATCAGCAAGGTGGAAGATATTGTTGCCTGATGGTTCATATGGAACGTATCCCACGCCAAGGCGCCTTGCGACATCGGAAATACCGGACATAGTTGAGCAATATCGCCAAGCCGCCATAAACGCCATCAAAGCAG GCTTCGATGGCATTGAGATCCACGGCGCTCATGGCTACATCATCGATCAGTTTCTCAAGGACGGCATAAACGACCGCACCGATGAGTACGGCGGATCGCTCACCAACCGTTGCAAGTTTCTACTCGAGGTGACCCGAGCCGTGGTATCTGCCATCGGAGCAGAACGAACTGCGGTGAGGGTGTCACCGGCCATTGACCACCTTGACGCTTACGACTCGAACCCGATGCAGCTCGGCATGGCCGTCGTTGAGCGGGTCAACGCCCTCCAGCAGGAAGCCGGGCAGCTCGCCTACCTCCACGTGACGCAGCCGAGGTACGCGGCCTACGGGCAGACGGAGTCAGGCCCGCACGGCAGCGCCGAGGAAGAGAGCCGCCTGATGCGCACCTTGCGGGGTGCATACCAGGGCACGTTCATGTGCAGCGGCGGCTACACGCGGGAGCTCGGGCTGGAGGCGGTGGAGAGCGGCGACGCCGACCTGGTGTCGTTCGGGCGGCTGTTCATTTCCAACCCGGACCTGGTCGAGCGGCTCAGGCTCAACGCCGGCCTCAACAAGTACGTGAGGAAGACGTTCTACACCCCTGACCCCGTCGTGGGCTACACCGACTACCCGTTCCTCGGCAAGCCTAAATCGCGCATGTAG